In a genomic window of Bacteroidota bacterium:
- the pfkA gene encoding 6-phosphofructokinase, giving the protein MKKIAVFTSGGDSPGMNAAIRAVVRAGIYNGLDVYGIVRGYDGMINGDIIKMESHSVGNIIQRGGTILKSARSARFFTYEGRKQAFEKLQEFGIEALVAIGGDGTFKGAEALSKEFGVKVIGLPGTIDNDLRGTDFTIGYDTAINTVVEAVDKLRDTADSHDRLFVVEVMGRDAGFIAMRSGIGAGAEAVLVPENPTYIDQLVKVLDRGWRRQKMSSIIIVAEGDESGGAFEVARKIKEKLTNYDIRVTILGHVQRGGSPSCMDRLLASRLGVAAVEGLIEGKTNVMAGVVDKNIKFTPFSEAIKHHTVLNGDMMRLVEILSI; this is encoded by the coding sequence ATGAAAAAAATAGCAGTTTTTACATCTGGAGGAGATTCACCCGGCATGAATGCAGCAATAAGGGCAGTAGTGCGTGCAGGGATTTATAATGGACTAGATGTTTATGGTATTGTGCGTGGATACGATGGAATGATTAATGGGGATATAATTAAAATGGAATCTCATTCAGTAGGTAATATTATCCAAAGAGGAGGAACTATATTAAAGTCAGCACGTAGCGCCCGTTTTTTTACTTATGAGGGTAGGAAGCAAGCTTTTGAAAAATTACAGGAATTTGGAATTGAAGCTTTGGTTGCAATAGGTGGTGATGGTACATTTAAAGGTGCCGAAGCCTTAAGTAAGGAATTTGGGGTGAAAGTAATTGGCTTACCTGGTACTATTGATAATGATTTGCGTGGAACGGATTTTACAATTGGTTATGATACTGCAATTAATACGGTAGTTGAAGCTGTAGATAAATTGCGGGATACAGCCGATTCGCACGACAGGTTGTTTGTGGTTGAGGTTATGGGCCGTGATGCAGGATTTATTGCCATGCGAAGTGGTATTGGAGCAGGGGCCGAAGCAGTGCTTGTTCCTGAAAATCCTACCTATATCGATCAATTGGTTAAAGTTCTTGACAGGGGCTGGAGACGACAGAAAATGAGCAGTATAATTATTGTTGCTGAAGGCGATGAATCAGGTGGTGCTTTTGAAGTTGCCAGGAAAATCAAGGAAAAACTCACGAATTACGACATAAGAGTTACTATTCTTGGTCATGTACAAAGGGGGGGAAGTCCTAGCTGTATGGACAGGTTATTGGCCAGCAGATTAGGAGTGGCTGCAGTAGAAGGATTAATTGAAGGAAAAACAAATGTAATGGCAGGAGTGGTAGATAAAAATATTAAGTTTACTCCATTCTCTGAGGCTATAAAGCATCACACCGTTCTAAATGGAGATATGATGCGATTGGTGGAAATTCTTTCAATCTGA
- the priA gene encoding primosomal protein N': MQETLFIDVILPLPVPRLYTYRIPFDSNALIKTGIRVVVQFGPNKLYTGLVRKIHQTPPKEYEAKYIEQILDLNPVVNEKQFVFWEWLSSYYMCNIGEVMNAALPGGLKISSETKVILNPYFGSDYTSLNDKEFLIVEALELNQVLTLDQVSEIIDQKTTYSVIKSLLEKGAIVVEEEIKEKFKPKTETFIRLTETSTKDEFLKELFDGLEKKAPRQLDVLMAILSLGRGEGGSARNVKKSEVLKKAEGAEGAINALVKKGILEVFSRETGRLEMGEAISGYSKKLNEFQQKAYDEITAQFKEKDVVLLHGVTSSGKTEIYIKLIEKTLAQGKQVLYLLPEIALTAQIINRLRNILGDKAGIYHSKYNGNERVEVWQKLIGTKNGLNPKDEEVPGDDQKENAPYSVILGARSALFLPFDNLGLIIVDEEHETSFKQFEPAPRYHARDAAIVLGNFHKADVLLGSATPSIESYYNAQSGKYGFVELMKRFGGMQMPEILVADLTEASRKKLMKSHYSPLLLENISLAMENKEQVILFQNRRGFAPQINCSMCGWIPQCTRCDVSLTYHKNINQLKCHYCGYSHRPPSTCSACGSAEVKMRGFGTEKIEDELSIFFPNAKVGRMDLDTTRGKNSYKQIISDFEEHKIDILVGTQMVTKGLDFDNVGLVGILSADSMLQFPDFRANERSFQLMAQVSGRAGRKNKRGKVVIQAFKPEHPIIKNVIANDYLSMYIWEMMERKNFFYPPFHRLIGFTLRHKDIDVLNQGAKYFGDLLKKQLGNRVLGPEFPTIARIRNLYNKKILVKIEKEASIGTVKSQIQEMQNIFSHHKEFKSVRIITDIDPL; the protein is encoded by the coding sequence ATGCAGGAAACGCTTTTTATAGATGTAATTCTTCCATTGCCTGTTCCCAGATTATACACCTACAGGATTCCTTTTGATTCAAATGCATTGATTAAAACAGGAATCAGGGTTGTTGTTCAGTTTGGACCAAATAAGTTATATACTGGCTTGGTTCGAAAAATTCATCAAACCCCACCCAAAGAATACGAAGCCAAATATATAGAACAGATACTGGATTTAAATCCTGTTGTGAATGAAAAACAATTTGTTTTTTGGGAATGGCTTTCCTCTTATTATATGTGCAATATAGGTGAAGTAATGAATGCCGCTTTACCGGGGGGATTAAAAATTTCAAGCGAAACCAAAGTAATATTAAATCCTTATTTCGGAAGTGATTATACAAGCTTAAATGATAAAGAATTTCTTATTGTAGAAGCTTTGGAACTTAACCAGGTTCTTACCCTTGACCAGGTAAGTGAAATCATTGATCAGAAAACAACTTATTCTGTAATAAAATCATTACTAGAAAAAGGAGCCATTGTAGTTGAGGAAGAAATTAAAGAAAAATTCAAACCAAAAACGGAAACTTTTATTCGTCTTACTGAAACCTCAACAAAGGATGAATTCCTTAAAGAATTGTTTGATGGATTAGAAAAAAAAGCACCAAGACAGCTTGATGTTCTCATGGCAATATTAAGTTTAGGCAGGGGCGAGGGAGGATCTGCACGAAATGTAAAAAAATCGGAAGTGCTTAAGAAGGCCGAAGGAGCAGAAGGGGCAATAAATGCCTTGGTCAAAAAAGGAATCCTGGAGGTGTTTTCCAGGGAAACAGGCCGTCTTGAAATGGGAGAGGCAATAAGTGGCTATTCGAAAAAATTAAATGAATTTCAACAAAAAGCATATGATGAGATAACAGCTCAGTTTAAAGAAAAGGATGTAGTGCTGCTTCATGGGGTTACTTCAAGTGGAAAAACTGAGATTTACATAAAACTAATTGAAAAAACCCTTGCTCAGGGAAAGCAAGTATTGTACCTGTTACCTGAAATAGCACTTACTGCTCAAATAATTAACAGGCTAAGGAATATATTAGGAGACAAGGCAGGGATATATCATTCAAAATACAATGGCAATGAAAGGGTAGAGGTTTGGCAAAAATTAATTGGAACTAAAAACGGGTTGAATCCAAAAGATGAAGAAGTACCTGGTGATGATCAAAAGGAAAATGCGCCTTACAGTGTAATACTTGGAGCGCGTTCTGCTTTGTTTCTTCCTTTCGATAACCTTGGTTTAATCATTGTTGATGAGGAACATGAGACCTCGTTTAAACAATTTGAGCCAGCGCCCAGGTATCATGCAAGGGATGCGGCAATTGTACTTGGAAATTTTCATAAGGCAGATGTGTTACTTGGATCAGCCACACCTTCCATTGAAAGTTATTATAACGCCCAATCAGGGAAATACGGGTTTGTTGAGTTAATGAAAAGGTTTGGAGGCATGCAAATGCCGGAAATTTTAGTTGCAGATTTAACCGAAGCAAGCCGTAAGAAGCTTATGAAATCTCATTATTCTCCCCTTTTGCTTGAAAACATTAGCCTTGCCATGGAAAACAAAGAACAGGTTATACTTTTTCAAAACAGGCGGGGATTCGCTCCTCAGATAAACTGCTCTATGTGCGGCTGGATTCCTCAATGCACCCGTTGTGATGTTAGCCTTACTTACCATAAAAACATCAACCAGTTAAAATGCCATTACTGCGGATATAGCCATAGGCCTCCTTCTACCTGCAGTGCTTGTGGTAGTGCTGAGGTAAAAATGAGAGGTTTTGGGACGGAAAAGATCGAAGATGAACTTTCCATATTCTTTCCTAATGCCAAAGTTGGTAGAATGGACCTTGACACTACCAGGGGAAAAAATTCATACAAGCAGATAATAAGCGATTTTGAAGAACATAAAATAGATATACTTGTTGGAACCCAAATGGTAACAAAGGGGCTTGATTTTGATAATGTTGGGTTGGTTGGAATTTTAAGTGCAGACAGTATGCTTCAATTCCCGGATTTTCGTGCAAATGAAAGAAGTTTTCAACTTATGGCGCAGGTATCCGGTAGGGCAGGACGAAAAAATAAACGGGGAAAGGTAGTGATACAAGCTTTTAAACCAGAGCATCCCATTATAAAAAATGTAATTGCCAATGATTACCTCTCCATGTATATTTGGGAGATGATGGAACGGAAAAACTTTTTTTACCCTCCCTTCCATCGGTTAATTGGCTTTACCCTAAGGCATAAGGATATTGATGTTTTGAATCAAGGGGCAAAGTATTTCGGTGATTTGCTAAAGAAACAGCTTGGAAACAGAGTACTTGGCCCTGAATTTCCTACTATTGCTAGGATAAGGAATTTGTACAACAAAAAAATACTTGTTAAAATAGAAAAAGAGGCATCAATTGGTACCGTGAAAAGTCAAATTCAGGAGATGCAAAATATTTTTAGTCACCATAAAGAGTTTAAATCTGTGAGGATAATAACGGATATTGACCCTTTGTAG
- a CDS encoding alpha/beta fold hydrolase: MQEYKSPLYLLNGHAATMYPALFRNLPVVELIGERIDTPDDDFLQLDWVKNGSKKLVIVSHGLEGNSRRHYMLGMAKTFSENNFDVLLWNYRSCGPVMNRTLRFYHSGATDDLTTVINHAINKGYSEISLIGFSLGGNLTLKYLGEKAQNIPTQIKKSVVFSVPCDLSASAAHLNKWYNKIYCNRFLNSLKFKVTFKSQKFEILQERLHLLKTIKTLREFDDNFTAPLHGFDDAADYYEQCSSINYIDKITVPCLIINALNDPFLPTDCYPIKAVENNAMVFLEMPNDGGHCGFTSSGEAYWSEIRAVDFCVGL; this comes from the coding sequence ATGCAGGAATATAAATCCCCTTTATATCTTTTAAATGGCCATGCGGCAACAATGTATCCTGCCTTATTTCGTAATCTTCCTGTAGTTGAGTTAATTGGAGAAAGAATAGATACTCCCGATGATGATTTTTTGCAATTAGACTGGGTAAAGAATGGAAGTAAAAAACTTGTTATTGTTTCCCATGGCCTTGAGGGCAATTCCAGAAGGCATTATATGCTTGGCATGGCAAAAACTTTTTCGGAAAATAATTTTGATGTATTGTTATGGAATTACAGGAGTTGTGGGCCGGTTATGAACCGAACCTTGCGTTTTTACCATAGCGGAGCCACGGATGATCTTACAACAGTAATAAATCATGCAATTAATAAGGGTTATTCTGAAATTTCCTTGATTGGTTTTAGTTTAGGTGGTAATTTAACCTTAAAATACCTTGGTGAAAAAGCTCAAAATATTCCCACTCAAATTAAAAAGTCCGTTGTTTTTTCAGTACCCTGTGATTTGTCTGCAAGTGCTGCTCATTTGAACAAGTGGTATAACAAGATATATTGCAATCGTTTTTTAAATAGCCTTAAATTTAAAGTAACTTTTAAATCACAAAAGTTTGAGATACTTCAAGAGAGGCTTCATTTGTTAAAGACGATAAAAACATTAAGAGAATTTGATGATAATTTCACCGCCCCCCTTCATGGCTTTGATGATGCCGCTGATTACTATGAGCAGTGTAGTTCAATTAATTATATCGACAAAATAACAGTTCCTTGTTTAATAATAAATGCGTTAAACGATCCATTTCTTCCAACGGATTGCTACCCTATTAAAGCAGTTGAAAACAATGCTATGGTTTTCCTTGAAATGCCAAATGATGGTGGACATTGTGGTTTTACCAGCAGCGGGGAAGCATACTGGTCAGAAATTAGGGCAGTTGATTTTTGTGTTGGATTATAA
- a CDS encoding cation transporter: MISDKQKALILALIVSILVMAAKMLAYFITASNSILSDALESIVNVTAGAFALYSVSVASKPKDNNHPYGHGKIEFLSSGFEGFLVAIAGVYIVSKAIYNLINPQDLKNIDIGIYLIAATGLINFLLALYLKYEGKKLNSITINANGKHIMSDALSSLGLLLGLLLIFFTSIAWIDNIVAIGFGGFIVYTGYNLVRKSIAGVMDEADNEIIEKIIVVLNQNRKDNWIDIHNFRVIKYGSDLHIDCHITLPWYYDLKKCHDELKIIEDIILSKSSSRIEIFIHADPCVAQSCQICQVIDCPVRKQSVSQKIIWTLSNITSNKKHSLVEN; encoded by the coding sequence ATGATAAGCGATAAACAGAAAGCATTAATTCTTGCATTGATTGTCAGCATCCTGGTGATGGCAGCTAAAATGCTTGCATACTTTATTACTGCCTCAAACTCCATTTTATCTGATGCATTGGAAAGTATTGTAAATGTAACAGCTGGTGCATTTGCCTTGTATAGTGTTTCAGTTGCTTCAAAGCCTAAAGACAATAATCATCCTTATGGTCACGGTAAAATCGAATTCCTTTCCTCTGGTTTTGAAGGTTTTTTAGTTGCAATTGCAGGGGTTTACATAGTGTCAAAAGCAATTTACAACCTCATCAATCCCCAGGATTTAAAAAATATCGATATTGGTATATACCTTATTGCGGCTACTGGCCTTATAAATTTTCTTCTCGCTTTATATCTTAAGTATGAAGGCAAAAAACTAAATTCAATTACAATTAATGCAAATGGAAAGCATATTATGTCTGATGCTTTATCCAGTTTAGGATTGTTATTAGGTCTTTTATTAATCTTTTTTACTTCCATTGCATGGATTGATAATATTGTGGCAATAGGTTTTGGAGGGTTTATAGTTTATACAGGTTATAATCTTGTGAGAAAATCTATTGCTGGCGTAATGGATGAGGCCGACAATGAGATAATAGAAAAAATAATAGTGGTTTTAAACCAAAACCGGAAAGACAATTGGATTGACATTCATAATTTCAGGGTGATTAAATATGGCTCTGACTTGCATATTGACTGCCACATTACACTTCCCTGGTATTATGATTTAAAAAAATGCCACGATGAATTAAAAATAATTGAAGATATTATTCTTTCTAAATCAAGCAGCAGAATTGAAATCTTTATACATGCTGACCCCTGTGTTGCTCAATCATGCCAGATTTGCCAGGTAATTGATTGTCCTGTTAGAAAGCAATCAGTTTCCCAAAAAATAATCTGGACTTTAAGCAATATTACAAGTAATAAAAAGCATTCCCTGGTAGAAAATTGA
- the arfB gene encoding aminoacyl-tRNA hydrolase — MEIEQVDFLPELKFKTSRSGGSGGQNVNKVSTKVELNFDVLNSSILDAQQKIKVLKKLEKRITKEGILQVIVQTERTQLGNKRIAIEKFHELIAKSFVEKKKRKATKPGKAAKEKRLKEKKIQGEKKKYRKLDV; from the coding sequence ATGGAAATAGAACAAGTGGATTTTTTACCCGAGCTTAAATTTAAAACTAGCAGGAGCGGAGGAAGCGGGGGGCAGAATGTAAATAAAGTTTCAACTAAGGTTGAATTGAATTTTGATGTGCTTAATTCCTCTATTCTTGATGCACAGCAGAAAATAAAGGTTCTTAAAAAACTAGAAAAAAGAATTACAAAAGAAGGAATTTTACAAGTAATTGTGCAAACTGAGCGCACCCAACTAGGTAATAAAAGGATTGCCATTGAAAAATTCCATGAATTAATTGCAAAATCCTTTGTGGAAAAAAAGAAAAGAAAAGCCACCAAACCAGGTAAGGCTGCAAAAGAAAAAAGACTTAAGGAAAAAAAAATCCAAGGGGAAAAGAAAAAATACAGAAAATTAGATGTTTAA
- a CDS encoding RNA pseudouridine synthase — MLNTKLEVLYEDNHIIAVNKRPSDIVQGDKTGDKPLSDYVKDYIKDKYNKPGDVFLGTVHRIDRPVSGIVLFARTSKSLTRLNEMFRNKEVEKTYWAVVKQRPSVENGTLIHYLIKNEEKNKSRASLVEKPGALRSELHYQLIASSDNYHLLEINPQTGRHHQIRVQLASIGCPIKGDLKYGFARSNKDASIHLHARKVRFMHPVKKEQIEIIANPPKEDALWNDFLQKAD, encoded by the coding sequence ATGCTGAATACCAAATTAGAAGTTCTTTATGAGGACAATCATATTATAGCTGTAAATAAGAGGCCATCCGATATTGTTCAGGGTGATAAAACCGGGGATAAACCGCTTAGCGATTATGTGAAGGACTATATAAAAGACAAATACAATAAACCGGGCGATGTGTTTTTAGGAACCGTGCACCGGATAGACCGCCCGGTAAGCGGAATTGTATTGTTTGCGCGAACCAGCAAATCCCTTACCAGGCTCAATGAAATGTTTAGAAACAAGGAAGTTGAAAAAACATATTGGGCAGTTGTAAAGCAGAGGCCTTCTGTGGAAAATGGCACCCTAATTCATTATTTAATTAAAAATGAAGAAAAAAACAAATCCAGGGCTTCTTTGGTAGAAAAACCGGGAGCTTTAAGGTCAGAACTTCATTATCAGCTAATCGCTTCTTCTGACAATTACCATTTATTGGAAATAAATCCACAAACTGGAAGACATCACCAGATAAGAGTCCAGCTTGCATCAATTGGATGCCCTATTAAAGGAGATTTAAAGTATGGGTTTGCCCGCAGCAATAAAGATGCTTCCATTCACCTACATGCCAGAAAAGTAAGGTTTATGCATCCTGTAAAAAAAGAACAAATTGAAATAATAGCGAATCCTCCCAAAGAGGATGCCTTGTGGAATGATTTTTTACAAAAAGCAGATTAA
- a CDS encoding zinc metallopeptidase, translating to MIGIYLIFGFFMLLSWLIGSKLKKKFKEYSLVPNGAGLTGKEIAEKMLKDNDIYDVKVISVDGHLSDHYNPTNKTVNLSPDVYMGKSVAAAAVSSHEVGHAVQHAHAYAWLQMRSTLVPVVSVSSKYMQWVLLGGILFFNAFPQLLLIGILMFATTTLFSFITLPVEFDASRRALVWINSAGITRGTENAQAKDALKWAALTYVVAALASLATLAYYIMIYLGRRN from the coding sequence ATGATCGGAATTTATTTAATTTTTGGATTTTTCATGCTTTTAAGCTGGTTGATTGGAAGCAAACTAAAGAAAAAATTCAAAGAGTACTCACTGGTGCCAAATGGTGCGGGTTTAACTGGAAAAGAGATAGCAGAAAAAATGCTAAAAGACAATGATATCTATGATGTCAAAGTTATTTCGGTTGATGGTCATCTTTCTGATCATTATAATCCAACTAACAAAACAGTAAATTTAAGCCCTGATGTATACATGGGAAAAAGTGTAGCTGCTGCTGCTGTTTCCTCTCATGAGGTTGGTCACGCTGTTCAACATGCCCATGCCTATGCCTGGTTACAAATGCGCTCCACCCTGGTTCCTGTTGTAAGTGTTTCTTCAAAATACATGCAATGGGTATTGCTCGGAGGTATTTTGTTTTTCAATGCTTTCCCTCAATTACTTCTTATTGGTATTTTAATGTTTGCCACCACAACACTCTTTAGTTTTATTACTTTACCTGTAGAGTTTGATGCATCCAGAAGAGCTCTTGTTTGGATTAATTCCGCAGGAATTACAAGGGGTACTGAAAACGCTCAAGCCAAGGACGCCTTAAAATGGGCAGCCTTAACTTATGTTGTTGCCGCGCTTGCATCCCTTGCAACACTGGCTTATTACATTATGATTTACCTTGGCAGGAGAAATTAA
- a CDS encoding Hsp20/alpha crystallin family protein — MALTELKKRRDEERVPDVFRGVSNLFDEFLRNEFLTRETGFVPGVNISEDNENFFVEVAVPGYTKEDIKVEMNNHILTISAEKKEEEVMEVEKTFTRREFSYGSFSRTLALPETVREEKIKAKYENGILRFVLPKKEEAKPQPAKTIEIE, encoded by the coding sequence ATGGCACTAACAGAATTAAAGAAAAGAAGAGACGAAGAACGAGTTCCGGATGTATTTAGGGGTGTTTCCAACTTGTTTGATGAATTTTTACGAAACGAATTTTTAACAAGGGAAACAGGTTTTGTCCCCGGAGTGAATATTAGCGAGGACAACGAAAACTTTTTTGTTGAAGTTGCTGTTCCGGGTTATACAAAAGAGGATATTAAGGTTGAAATGAATAATCATATACTTACCATATCTGCTGAGAAAAAAGAGGAAGAAGTGATGGAAGTAGAAAAAACCTTTACAAGGAGAGAGTTTAGTTATGGATCATTTTCCAGGACTTTAGCTCTTCCAGAAACGGTAAGGGAAGAAAAGATTAAAGCTAAATATGAAAATGGAATACTTAGGTTTGTGTTACCTAAAAAGGAAGAGGCAAAACCACAGCCAGCCAAAACAATAGAGATCGAATAA
- the surE gene encoding 5'/3'-nucleotidase SurE: MDKPLILVTNDDGVNAPGIRALIEIVRPFGQVVVVAPDKPQSGMGHAITINNTLRVNHIKSEENYQEYSCSGTPVDCVKLAVKKIMHRKPDILVSGINHGSNSSINVIYSGTMSAAIEGALENIPSIGFSLCDHSIEADFSASKKYVAIIVETALKNKIPDNICLNVNIPAIDYQEINGIKICRQSDANWDENFDERVDPSGKKYYWLTGVFKNYDEGQDTDMWALSNNYVSIVPVQYDLTAYKAIESIQKWNTGSWIK; the protein is encoded by the coding sequence ATGGACAAACCTCTAATTTTAGTAACCAATGATGATGGTGTAAACGCACCGGGAATACGAGCGTTGATAGAAATTGTTCGTCCTTTTGGGCAGGTTGTAGTAGTGGCTCCAGATAAACCTCAGTCGGGAATGGGACATGCAATTACTATAAATAACACATTAAGAGTAAATCATATAAAATCCGAAGAAAACTACCAGGAGTACAGTTGTAGTGGCACACCAGTGGATTGCGTTAAACTTGCAGTAAAAAAAATAATGCACAGAAAGCCCGATATACTGGTATCTGGAATTAATCACGGTTCAAATTCTTCCATTAATGTTATTTATTCCGGAACAATGTCGGCTGCAATAGAGGGAGCATTGGAGAATATTCCATCCATTGGCTTTTCACTTTGTGATCATTCCATTGAGGCTGATTTTTCTGCTTCAAAAAAATATGTTGCCATTATCGTTGAAACTGCATTGAAAAATAAAATTCCAGATAATATTTGTCTCAATGTTAATATCCCTGCAATTGATTATCAGGAAATTAATGGAATAAAAATTTGCAGACAATCCGATGCCAATTGGGATGAGAATTTTGATGAGCGGGTTGATCCCTCAGGAAAAAAGTATTACTGGCTTACTGGTGTTTTTAAAAATTATGATGAGGGACAAGATACAGATATGTGGGCCCTTTCCAATAATTATGTAAGCATTGTGCCTGTTCAATATGATCTTACCGCATATAAAGCAATTGAATCTATCCAAAAGTGGAATACTGGAAGTTGGATCAAATAA
- the lpxB gene encoding lipid-A-disaccharide synthase, which yields MNYYIIAGEASGDLHASNLMKSITRLDGKAKFRCWGGDLMQAQGGVLVKHYRELAFMGFAEVLLNISTILKNLKFCKKDISENKPDVLILVDYPGFNLRIADFAKKKGIKVFYYISPQIWAWKQNRVHKIKRIVDKMFVILPFEEDFYARFNYKVDYVGHPLLDAIEEFNTTKLPFEEFTKKHKLGSKPIVAILPGSRKQEISKMLEIMLSISPFYANYQFVIARAPSIDAEFYSTFIKQGDVKIISNSTYELLQHSTAALVTSGTATLETALFEVPQVVCYSGGIISYTIAKALIKVKYISLVNLVMDEKVVTELIQDDFNAENLKQQLDILLFNEQDKQRLSNKYKELRKKLGNCGASNKTASLMVNNLP from the coding sequence ATGAATTATTACATAATTGCAGGAGAGGCATCGGGAGATTTACATGCATCTAACCTAATGAAATCCATTACTCGTTTAGATGGGAAAGCAAAATTCAGGTGTTGGGGAGGTGATTTAATGCAGGCTCAGGGAGGTGTTTTAGTTAAACATTACCGCGAATTGGCATTTATGGGATTTGCAGAGGTTCTGTTGAATATTTCAACTATTTTAAAAAATTTAAAATTCTGCAAAAAAGATATTTCCGAAAATAAGCCTGATGTGCTAATTCTGGTGGACTATCCTGGTTTTAACCTTAGAATTGCAGATTTTGCTAAAAAAAAGGGGATAAAGGTTTTCTATTATATATCGCCTCAAATCTGGGCATGGAAACAAAACAGGGTACATAAGATAAAGCGGATAGTAGATAAGATGTTCGTAATTCTTCCCTTTGAAGAAGATTTTTATGCAAGATTCAATTATAAGGTAGATTATGTAGGACATCCGTTGTTGGATGCAATTGAAGAATTCAACACTACCAAGCTGCCTTTTGAAGAATTTACTAAAAAACACAAACTTGGTTCAAAGCCTATTGTTGCGATTTTACCTGGTAGCAGAAAACAGGAAATAAGCAAAATGCTAGAGATAATGTTGAGCATTTCTCCATTTTATGCTAATTATCAATTCGTAATAGCCCGGGCTCCTTCAATTGATGCTGAATTTTATTCCACTTTTATCAAACAGGGTGATGTGAAAATTATTAGCAACAGCACTTATGAATTGCTTCAGCATTCAACTGCTGCACTAGTAACCTCAGGTACGGCTACGCTTGAAACGGCATTGTTTGAAGTTCCCCAGGTGGTTTGTTATTCTGGTGGAATTATCTCCTATACCATTGCAAAAGCACTTATTAAAGTGAAATATATTTCCCTGGTTAATTTAGTGATGGATGAAAAGGTTGTAACGGAATTGATTCAGGATGATTTCAATGCTGAAAACCTTAAGCAGCAGCTGGATATCCTGCTTTTTAATGAACAAGACAAGCAAAGACTTTCCAATAAATATAAGGAATTAAGAAAAAAATTAGGAAACTGCGGTGCTTCCAACAAAACAGCAAGTCTTATGGTTAATAATCTTCCTTAA